Proteins from a single region of Hermetia illucens chromosome 3, iHerIll2.2.curated.20191125, whole genome shotgun sequence:
- the LOC119650974 gene encoding histone-lysine N-methyltransferase SETMAR-like, translating to MAAFLPSEDHIRHCMLFHFHAGLNAAAATRKICDTYGEVLEVNKCQSWYRKFAAGDYDLNDMPRSGRPVQFDEDALKSLVEADPRLSIQELSRSLQSTWSTVQRHLHQIGKKCRQGVWTPHELSESNKDQRRTICTSLLTRLNSDPFLNRIVTGDEKWILYDNVKRSRQWLLANQAPRPTSRPTLTMRKVLLSIWWDCSGIIHFELLRAGETITADSYCSQLERLQSKLIEKRPALINRRGVILQHDNARPHTARITQEKIKELGWEVLLHPPYSPDIAPSDYHLFRSLEHSLRNKTFNSVTDVERHLQSYFASRPADFYRNGIENLRSRWRTVIDNDGDYIID from the coding sequence ATGGCGGCATTTCTACCATCAGAGGACCATATACGGCATTGCATGTTGTTTCATTTTCACGCTGGTTTGAACGCAGCTGCTGCGACTAGAAAAATTTGCGATACGTATGGCGAAGTGTTGGAAGTTAACAAGTGTCAAAGTTGGTATAGAAAATTTGCCGCAGGTGATTATGACCTTAATGATATGCCGCGAAGTGGCCGACCCGTACAGTTCGACGAAGACGCGCTGAAGTCGCTAGTGGAAGCAGATCCGAGATTGAGCATACAGGAATTATCGAGAAGCCTACAATCAACCTGGTCAACCGTACAAAGACACTTACATCAAATCGGCAAAAAGTGTAGACAAGGTGTTTGGACTCCACATGAATTAAGCGAAAGCAATAAGGACCAGCGACGAACAATTTGCACATCTTTATTGACGAGACTGAACTCAGATCCATTTTTAAACAGGATCGTAACtggtgacgaaaagtggatcCTGTACGATAATGTAAAACGCTCTAGACAGTGGCTTTTAGCAAATCAGGCGCCAAGACCGACATCAAGACCAACATTGACAATGAGGAAGGTTTTACTCTCAATTTGGTGGGATTGCAGTGGAATCATACACTTCGAGCTATTGAGAGCAGGCGAAACGATAACAGCAGACTCATATTGTTCACAATTGGAACGACTTCAATCAAAGCTAATTGAAAAACGGCCAGCTCTAATCAATAGAAGAGGAgtcattttgcaacatgacaatgcccgGCCTCACACAGCAAGAATCAcgcaagaaaaaataaaggagTTAGGATGGGAAGTTCTACTTCATCCACCTTATTCACCAGATATTGCCCCATCGGATTATCATTTGTTTCGGTCGCTGGAACATTCCTTACGAAATAAAACTTTCAACTCTGTCACCGACGTCGAAAGGCACCTTCAGTCATATTTTGCTTCACGGCCGGCAGATTTCTACAGGAatggaattgaaaatttgcgcAGCAGATGGCGAACTGTTATTGATAATGATGGAGATTATATAATtgattaa